TGTCGTCCGGAATTCCAGGTCCGTGGTCCATGACAGTGATGATGATATCGTTTTCTGGGCTGCGCTCGACGCTGATCTCGGCGGCGCCGGCAAACTTCAGGGCATTGTCGATGAAGTTCGACAGGATGCGGCGAAGAGCATGCGGCTTGGTAATGGCGGCGCCCTGAACCAGACCGACGACGGAGACGGCCTTTCCAGTATCCTGGTAGTCGTAGGCTATGCTATCGATGAACGAGGCGAGATCGATGCGGGCGCTCTTCTCGCCATTGCCGTGCGCGCTGCGTGCATAGGCAATGCCGTCCTGAACGAGGCGCTGGATCTCGCCGAGATCATGCACCAGCTTGTCTTTCTCCGGCGAATCCTCCGCCATGTCGGCACGCAGCCGCATGCGGGTGATCGGCGTCTGCAGGTCATGCGAGATTGCCGCCAGGATCTGGACGCGCTCTTCGAGGTAATGGGCGATCCTCTCCCGCATCGCATTGAAAGCCCGTGCCGCATGTGCGACCTCGCTCGGGGCCGCCTCACTCAAAGCCGGGCCGTCCTTGTTCGGGTCAAGCGCATCGGCGGCGGCGGCAAGCTCGCCGAGCGGCCGGATCGCCTGGCGAACCGCAAACCAGGTACAGAGGATGAGCAGCGCCATCTGGACGATGAAGACATAGGGCAGCCATGCGGCAATCGGCATGACGCCCTTCGGCGTGACGTCGATCGTCAAGGGGCTTCCGTCGCTCAGTGTCAGATGCGCCTGCAGCCGGTTCACATCGCCAGGAATTCGTTCGATCCGGATGGGAAAGCGGTGCCCGATGGCCTCCTCGATCTTTCCTGAGATTTCCGCCCCTTTGCTTGACGTGTCAGGCACGCCGGGAAGGCCGGGTCCGAGCACGAAACGGTAATTGCCGCGGCTCAGCCGGTCGAGCAGGTCGCCGCGCTCACCTGGCGGAAGCCGATCGAGAACCGCAATCGATGTTGCAACATCGTTTTCCAGCGTGCCGAGCATCACCGCCTTGGCCGACATGTACCGCTCCATATAGAGCACACTGAAGGACAGACCGTAGGCGAAGGCCAGTCCGATCAGCAGGATCAGGAAGATCCGCGACCGCAACGTGCTCGGCCACGTCAGGCCCGAACGCAAGGGGATCGCCGCCTTCATTGGCGCGGCTCCGATATTTCGACCGGGACCGAAAACACATAGCCTTCGCTGCGCACCGTCTTGATATAGGTCGGTTCGCGCGCATCGTCGCCCAGCCGCTGACGCAGGCGGCTGACCAGGAGATCGATCGAGCGATCGAAGAGATCGGCGTCGCGCCCCTGTGTCAGGCTCAGAAGCTGGTCGCGATTGAGCACCCGCTGCGGGTGATCGATGAAGACGCGGAGCAGACGGTATTCGGCGCCACTCAGCGCAATCGCGGTCCCCTCCCTGTCGAGAAGGTGCCTGGCCACCGTATCGAGCCGCCAGTCGCCGAAGGTCAGCAATTGTCCGGCTTCGCTGATCTGCAGGTTGGGCGGCAGCATCCGCGTGCGCCGCAGCACCGCCTTGATGCGGGCGAGCAGCTCACGCGCAGCAAAGGGCTTGGGAAGATAGTCGTCGGCGCCCATCTCCAGCCCGAGGATCCTGTCCATTTCGTCGGTGCGGGCCGTCAGCATCAGGATCGGGATCGCCTTGTGCCGGCCGGCGCGCAGTTCGCGGCACAGCACCAGCCCGTCATCGCCGGGCATCATCACATCGAGCACGATCAGGTCGACGGCATTGGCGTCGACAAAACTGCGCATCTGCCGCCCGTCGGCAGCAACGCTCGTACGCAGGCCGTTCTTCTGCAGGTAGCCCGATACCAGCTCGCGGATTTCGCGATCGTCATCGACGATCAGGATGTGATCGACATGATCCATATTTGCCTATTCCCCACCGATAGTCACCCTCCGCCTCGATGTCGAGGCGGTTGACGCGACCTACGCATATTCCGCTGGCCGGAGCAACGAGGCGCTGCAACCGGCATCGTCGACCTAGAAACGATCGACGTCTATGACCGCCTGCGCGAACGCCTGCGGCGCTTCCTGAGGCAGGTTGTGGCCAATGCCGCCGCCGATCGTGCGATGCTCGTATCTGCCGGAGAATTTTCCGGCATAAGCGGAGGGCTGCGGATGCGGTGCGCCGTTTGCATCGCCCTCCATGGTGATGGTCGGCACCGAAATGACGGGCGCTGCGGCGAGAGTCGTCTCATAGGCATCGTACTTGGCCTCGCCTTCGGCAAGCCCCAGGCGCCAGCGGTAATTGTGAATGACGATCGCGACGTGGTCGGGATTGTCGAAGGCAGCGGCCGATCTGCCGAATGTCGCATCGTCGAAAGTCCACTTCGGCGATGCCGTCTGCCAGATAAGCTTTGCAAAATCATGCGTGTTGGTCTCGTATCCCAGACGGCCGCGTTCAGTGGCGAAATAGAACTGGTACCACCAGGCAAGTTCGGCTTTCGGCGGAAGCGGCTTCTTGTTGGCCTCCTGGCTACCGATCAGGTAGCCGCTTACAGATACCATCGCCTTGCAGCGCTCGGGCCAGAGCGCCGCCATGATATTGGCGGTCCGCCCGCCCCAGTCGTAGCCGGCAACGACGGCCTTCTCGATATCGAGCGCATCGAGCAGCGCGATCATATCGGCGGCGAGCGCTGACGGCTGGCCGTTGCGCGGCGTCTGATCGTCCAGGAAGCGCGTCGTGCCGTAACCGCGCAGATAGGGCACGATCACCCTGTAGCCTGCCGCGGCAAGCAGCGGTGCGACATCGACGAAACTATAGATGTCATAGGGCCAGCCATGCAGCAGCAATACGACCGGGGCATCCGCCTTTCCCGCCTCGGCATAACCGATGTCGAGCACGCCTGCCTTGACCTGCTTCAGCGCTTCGAAGGATGTGTTGGTTCCGGGCTTTATAGCTGGCACCGATGCGGCCGTGGCAGACGACTGGGCCGCGGCCGTGCCGGCTACGCCGAATTCGACGGCCGCAAGGGCGATTGCCGTCATGCCGAAGAAACGGCGGCGGTGATGGTTGATTTGCTCTGACATCGGTCTCTCCTGTCGAATGGATCACGGTCGCGAAAAGGCGCTCTACTTGTATCCCTGATATGTCGCAAGCAACCGTTTTTTGAATGCGGATGTAGCTTCCGGCCGCCTGGATACATTCCGATACAATCGCGCGGCCTCAGCAAGTAGTCGCATTGGCCGCAGCCCTTTCCTCGCCACCGCGGCAGTTTGTATCGTTTTGTATCGCCGCCGCCCTACCCCGACACTTCGGTACATTTTCCCGCAAAGCCGGACACATCGGGGATACTTTACACCGGCCATATCCCCGCCGTTGCTGGTTCAGGCCCCATCGCCGTCCAGAGCCCGATCAATCGGTTTCAAAGGAAACGATGATGACACTTCTGATCATTGCCTATCTCGGAGGCGCGCTGACGATCCTCAGCCCGTGCATCCTGCCCATCCTCCCCTTCGTCTTCGCCCGTGCCGGACAGCCCTTCGTCAGGAGCACGCTGCCCATGCTGGCGGGCATGGCCGCCACCTTTGCGCTGGTCGCCACACTGGCCGCAGTCGGCGGCAGCTGGGCCATTCGCGCCAATGAATATGGCCGGCTTGCCGCCATCGTTCTGCTTGCTCTCTTCGGCGCAAGCCTGCTTTCACCGCGTTTTGCAAGCACGCTTGCCCGGCCGATCGTCGACCTTGGCAACAACCTTGTGAATGCCACCGGCGGCGGACGCGGCACCACGACAGTGAAGAGCGCGCTTCTTCTCGGCGTCGCCACCGGGCTGCTCTGGGCGCCCTGCGCCGGTCCGATCCTCGGCCTTGTACTGACCGGAGCCGCATTGCAGGGCGCCAATCTGCAGACGACCTTCCTGCTGATCGCCTATGCCGCCGGTGCTGCAAGTTCGCTTGCCGTCGCCCTGCTTGTCGGTGGCCGGATATTCACCGCCATGAAGCGTTCGCTCGGCGTTGGCGACAGGATTCGTCAGGGGCTCGGTGCTGCCGTGCTGGCGGGCGTCGCCGTCATCGCGCTCGGCCTCGACACCAGCCTGCTCGCCCGGCTCTCCTATGCCAGCACCACATCGCTGGAACAGGCCGTGCTCGACAGGCTGCATACAAAGCCGCTCAGTAGCGCATCCTCCGAGCTGGCGAGCAACGAAGTGATGATCGCCGCAGCCGATGCGAAGAAACCCTTCCGTAGCGACTTGCCCGTCGAAGGCCACGCCCCTTCGCTCGACGGCGCGGTCGAATGGCTGAACTCAACGCCTCTCACCACCGAGCAGCTGCGAGGCAAGGTCGTGCTCGTCGACTTCTGGACCTATTCCTGCATCAACTGCATTCGTACCATCCCCTATGTCAGGGCCTGGGCCGAAAAATATGCGGATCAGGGTCTCGTGGTGATCGGCGTCCACGCCCCGGAATTTGCCTTCGAGAAGAAGATCGACAACGTCAAGAAGGCGATCGGCGACTTCCAGATCGGCTATCCCGTTGCGATCGACAATAATTACAGCATCTGGCGCGCCTTCGAAAACAGCTACTGGCCTGCCGCCTATCTGATCGATGCCAAGGGCCAGATCCGCTACCACCATTTCGGCGAAGGCAATTACAACAGGACCGAAAAGGCCATTCAGGACCTGCTGCGCGAAGCCGGCAGCCAAACGACGGCAAGTGCGCCGGTCGTGCCGGATGCCAAGGGCGTGGAAGCAGGTCCTGATCTCAGCAATATCCGTTCCGGCGAGACCTATCTCGGCTACCAACAGGCGGCGAACTTCGCCTCTCCCGAAGGGCTGCAGGCCGATACGGCGAAAAACTATTCGATCGCCGAACCCGGCCTCAATGGCTGGGGTCTATCCGGAACGTGGATCGTCGGCCGGGATCAGGCGACGCTTGATCAGCCGGGCGGCGGCATCACCTATCGCTTCAGCGCCCGCGATCTGCATCTCGTTCTTGGGCCTGGCGCCGGCGACAAGCCGATCCGCTTCCAGGTGAAGATCGACGGCAAGGCGCCAGGGCCCGACCACGGGTCAGACATCGATGCCGATGGCAACGGCACGGTGACCGCGACAAGGCTTTATCAACTCGTCCGCCAGTCAGGCACGGTCGCCGCCCGCAACTTCGAGATCCGCTTCCTCGATCCCGGCGTGCAGGCTTACGCCTTCACATTCGGCTGAACCTGAAACGCATCAATATCCCGATCATCAACAATGACCAAAGGAGTGATAGTCATGAACAAACGTCTTCTTTTCACTGCAGCGCTTGCATTTGCCACCACCGCCATCGCGTTCGCCGCAGAGGCCGCCGCGGTCAAGAACATCGTGATCGTCCACGGCGCGCTGGCCGACGGTTCGGGATGGCGCAAGGCGACTGACATTCTCGAGAAGCGCGGCTTCAACGTCACCATCGTCCAGCAGCCCATCACCTCGCTCGACGACGATGTGGCGGCGACCAAGCGCGTTCTCGACCTTCAGGACGGACCGGTCCTGCTCGTCGGCCACAGCTATGGCGGCATGGTCATCACCGTAGCCGGCAACGATCCCGCGGTCGCGGGCCTGGTCTATGTCGCGGCATTCCAGCCCGACAAGGGCGAAAGCCTGCTGAGCCTCGCCAGCTCGAAGCCCGCCGGCAGCATGGATATAAAGGAAACGAAGGACGGCAAATATCTCTATCTCGATCCGGGCGCCTTCGCCGCGGATTTCGCAGCCGACCTTCCGCGGGCCGAAGCCGATTTCATGGCAAAGTCACAGGTCTTCGCCGCAAAGCAAGCATTCTCCGCCAAGATCACTCAGCCTGCATGGCGGACGAAGAAAAGCTGGTCGATCGTCGCCACCGAGGATCGCTCCATCAACCCCGAGCTGGAACGCGACATGGCAAAACGTGCAGGAAGCGACGTGACTGAAATAAAGGCAAGCCACGCCGTCTTCGCATCCCAACCGGAAAAAGTCGCCGATGCGATCGAAACGGCAGCAAGGAAAGCCGGCGAGTAGCGCGCGCAGCCAGGAATGTCCTAAGCAGTCGCGAGGATGAAGCCTCTGGTCGGAAGGTCACCCGACCAGAGGCATGACGAAGTCGCCCCTGCCGGCCGAAATGTCGATCTCGTCGTCCCCGCCTCCCGCAGCCGAAGTCGGGCACCATTTATGCGGTCTTGTGACTATTCCATCACAAAATGGAAGATCAGTCACAAATTCTCATTTCAAATTGCAGAGTTTCTCTATATAATTGCGACGATATCCCATGCTCTCGCAACCGGCTGGTGCAGAAGCTGTATCTCGGCGCTGATGCCGAATCGTGGATCGAGGAGCAAACGAATGGGAATGGCAGTCCCTTGTTAAATTTTCATCAGAACACTAAGGGAGACATGCGATATGGATAGTCGCAGGGGCCGGCGCATCGCAGTCTTATCCGAGGCCCTTTCACAACATCGCATTCTGCACATCAAGAATGCTGCCGAGATCCTGGGCGTCTCAGAGATGACGGTTCGGCGTGATGTCAGTGCCAATGCAGACCAATTCGCGTTCCTCGGCGGCCATATCGTTCCGGCTATCGAAGCGGAAAACGATGCCTATGAAATTTCCAAGGCAGCCGACAGTCATGCCGCTGCAAAACGCCAAGTTTGCGCACAAGCCATTGATTACATTCACCATGATGATACGGTTTTTTTCGATTGCGGCACCACGTTACCCTATCTGGTCGATCTCCTCCCAGACCAGATTCACATAACGGCGATCTGTTACGCCATGAATGTCGCCGATCGTCTGACGCGAAAACCCAACGTTCGCCTTGTTATGCTCGGTGGTCTTTACCATCCCGCATCGGCGAGCTTTTCCGGTGCCACGGGGCTGGAAATGCTCGATCAGCTTGTCATCAACGTGGCATTTCTTTCTGCAGCCGGTGTCGATGCCCGGCGTGGCGCGACCTGCGCGCATTTTCACGAAGCGGAGATCAAGAAAAAGGCGATGTCCCGGGCACGAAAGAATATTCTTCTCGCCGACAGCAGCAAAATCGGCAAGCTTAAGCCGGCCTTTTTCAGCGACATGAAGTCGTTCGATGTGGTCATCACCGAAAACGGTATGAACGACTTCGACTGAGAGAGATCCGCATTTTTTCTGCGCCTATTGAAATCTAAACTTGACGCAGCGGCGCGGTGATGCAAACGTCACAAACGGTGAAAAAAAAGTCACATTTGACCCAGTTGTGAAGCTTCCGCTTCGTGCGTCTGCACTGATGGCAACAAGACTTTCACGCTCTGGCCGGGAGGATTCGATTTGGAAACCGTTGCTGTTCACAATGCGGTAAACGCGGCGCATCACGCAGCCCCTTCGCGATTGCCGGACGGCACCCATAACCGGCCGCGCAATACCGGTATGGAACTCGACCTGTCGTGGGTGCTTGACGCCCGGGTCAACCTGTCTGCCACCGAGCGCCGCGTAGCCTCGCTTCCCGGGCGCCGAACCGTCAAAAAAGACGCACAGGCGGCTTGGCTCCTGAAGGCGGTTACCTGCATCGATCTGACGACGCTGAACGGCGACGATACTCCCGAGCGCGTCAAGCGGTTATGCGCGAAGGCGATGAATCCGATACGTGCCGACATTCTGGATTCGCTTGGCATGAGCGGCCGTTCGATCACCACCGGCGCCATCTGCGTCTATCATCGTTTTGTTGCAACGGCCGTCGAAGCACTCGGGGATTCCGGCATTCCGGTCGCCGCGGTTTCGACCGGTTTCCCTGCCGGCCTCAGCCCGCACCACCTCAAGGTCAAGGAAATCGAGGCGTCAGTTGCCGATGGTGCGAAGGAAATCGACATCGTCATCACCCGCGAGCATGTGCTGACCGGCAACTGGACGGCACTCTACGAGGAAATGAAAGAATATCGCGCCGCCTGCGGTGATGCGCATGTCAAAGCCATTCTGGCGACCGGCGACCTGAAGACACTCCGCAATGTCACCAGGGCCTCGCTGGTCTGCATGATGGCGGGAGCCGATTTCATCAAGACCTCGACCGGCAAGGAAGGCGTCAATGCGACGCTGGCCGTGACATTGACCATGCTGCGGGCGATCCGCGCCTATCAGGAGCGCACCGGTATCAAAATCGGCTACAAGCCGGCCGGAGGCATTTCCGCGGCGAAGGACGTGTTGAACTACCAGTTCCTGATGAAGGACGAACTGGGGCGCGAGTGGCTGGAGTCCGATCTCTTCCGCATCGGTGCATCAAGCCTGCTTGCGGATATCGAGCGGCAGCTGGAGCATCACGTCACCGGTGCCTATTCGGCCCTCAACAGACACCCGATTGGATGATCCAGATGACTGTTGCAAAGTATTTCGACGAGATGTCCTACGGCCCCGCCCCTGAATCCGATATCGAAGCTCGCGACTGGCTGGCGCGCCACGCTTCCGGTTTCGGTCACTTCATTAATGGCGCATTCGTGCCCTCTGCGTCGGGCAAGAACTTCGACACGTTCGAGCCAGCCACCGGCAAGGTCCTGGCGAAGCTCGCAAACGGCGGCGCGGCGGATGTGGACAACGCAGTTGCGGCGGCTCGCAATGCACAGGCGTCATGGGCGCGATTGCCGGGCCACGCGCGGGCGCGCCATCTCTATGCACTTGCCCGGATGATCCAGCGCCATGCGCGTCTGATTGCTGTGGTCGAGGCAATCGACAACGGCAAGCCGATCCGCGAAACCCGCGATCTCGACGTGCCCCTGGCGGCCCGTCATTTCTATCATCACGCTGGATGGGCGCAAATCCAGGACACGGAATTTGCCGATCATGTGCCGGTCGGCGTCGTCGGCCAGATCATCCCGTGGAATTTCCCATTCCTGATGCTGGCGTGGAAAGTGGCGCCGGCTTTGGCGCTCGGCAACGCCGTCATCCTGAAGCCTGCCGAATTCACCTCGCTGACGGCGCTTCTCTTTGCCGAACTGGCATCCGCGGCGGGCCTTCCGCCGGGCGTACTCAATATCGTGACCGGAGAAGGCGAAACAGGCGCGCTGCTCGTCGGGCATGAGGATATCGACAAAATTGCCTTTACCGGATCGACCGAAGTCGGGCGCGTTATTCGCGAGCGTACCGCGGGTAGCGGCAAATCGCTGACGCTGGAACTCGGCGGCAAGTCCCCTTTCGTCGTTTTTGACGACGCCGATATTGACGGCGCCGTGGAAGGCGTGGTCGACGCGATCTGGTTCAACCAGGGACAGGTCTGCTGCGCCGGTTCGCGGCTTCTGGTCCAGGAAGGCATTGCCGATCTTTTCCACGAGCGGCTGAAGCGCCGGATGGAGACATTGCGGGTCGGTCAGCCCTTGGACAAGTGCATCGATATGGGTGCGATCATAGCGCCCGTGCAATTGACGCGTATTGAAGTGCTGGTGAAAAAGGGAGTTTCAGAAGGCGCGACACTGCATCAGGCCAAGATCGACCTGCCGAAGGGCGGCAGCTTCTACCCGCCGACGCTTCTGAGCGGCGTGCAGCCGACATCGATCGTCGCGACCGAGGAAATCTTCGGCCCGGTTGCGGTCTCCATGACTTTCCGCACACCGGAAGAGGCTATCCAGCTTGCCAATCACACCCGCTACGGCCTCGCCGCCAGCGTCTGGAGCGAGACGATCGGCTTGGCGCTGAACGTTGCGGCAAAGCTCGCAGCCGGCGTGGTCTGGGTGAATGCCACCAATCTTTTCGATGCCGCCGTCGGTTTTGGCGGCAAGCGCGAATCCGGATTCGGCCGCGAAGGCGGACGCGAAGGTTGCTACGAATATCTGAAGCCGAAGGCTTGGGTCGGTCGCAAGGCGCGCGCAGCCATGCCCGCACTTTCGCAAGTAAAGCCGGTTGCCGGCGATTTTGCCCTGCCAAGCATCGACCGGACGGCAAAGCTCTTCATCGGCGGCAAGCAGGCACGCCCGGACGGCAATTATTCCCGTGTCATCGCCTCACCCAAGGGCAAGGCGATCGGGGAGGTCGGCGAAGGCAACCGCAAGGACATCCGCAATGCGGTGGTTGCCGCACAGGCCGCCTCCGCCTGGTCGAATGCGACGACTCATAACCGCGCCCAGATTCTCTATTACATCGCCGAAAACGTCAGTGGCCGCGCCGACGAGTTCGCCTCGCGGATAACAACGATGACCGGAGCTTCCGCAGCCAATGCAAACGCCGAGGTCGACGCCGCGATTTCCCGTCTGTTCACCTACGCAGCCTGGGCGGACAAATATGAGGGTGGCATTCACCAGCCGCCGCTTCGCGGCGTTGCTCTGGCCATGCCGGAAGCCATTGGCGTCGTTGGCGTCATTTGCCCGCCGGAAGCGCCGCTGCTCGGCTTTATCAGTCTGATTGCGCCGTTGATTGCCACCGGCAATCGTGTCGTCGCGGTGCCGAGTGAGCCCTTCCCGCTTTCGGCCACGGATTTCTATTCCGTTCTGGAAACGTCGGATGTGCCTGCCGGTGTCGTCAATATCGTCACCGGATCGGCGATCGAACTGGCAAAGATCCTTGCCGCGCACAATGACGTTGATGCGTTGTGGGCCTTCGGCTCGGCGGAACTTTCGACGACGGTGGAGAAGCTGTCTTCGGGCAATCTCAAGCGAACCTTCGTGGACAATGGCAAGGCGACGGACTGGATGGACAGAGCCGCTGGCGAAGGCACGCTATACCTTCGCCGCGCTGTGGATGTGAAGAATATCTGGATCCCCTACGGAGAATAAGGGCTCCAACTCTGGTCATCCGGGCGGGAGGAGAACCGCACCGGCAGGCGAAAACGACGGAATTTGAGGGGAATCGCAAAGCTGTAACAGAGCTGCGGTTATCGGGCTCTGTTTTGCGGCACGAGGTGCTGCGAAATGGTGCAACTAAGGGAGGATTTCCATGCTGAAGAATATCGATCCGGCTCTGAATGCGGATGTGCTGCACGCGCTTCGGTCCATGGGGCATGGCGACACAGTCGTCGTTTCCGACACCAATTTTCCTTCGGATTCCATTGCCCGGCAAACGGTGCTCGGCAAGCTGTTGCGGATAGACAATGTGTCCTCTGCCCGCGCCATCAAAGCTATTCTTTCGGTGATGCCGCTGGATACGCCGTTGCAGCCGTCTGCCGGGCGAATGGAAATCATGGGCGCGCCGGACGAGATCCCTCCAGTGCAGCAGGAAGTCCAGGCCGTTATCGACGGCGCCGAGGGCAAGCCGGCGCCGATGTATGGCATCGAGCGTTTCGCCTTCTATGAGGAGGCCAAAAAGGCCTATTGCGTCATCACCACGGGCGAAAACCGCTTCTACGGCTGCTTCCTCTTCACCAAAGGCGTCATTCCGCCGGAAACCGTTTGAGGGGAAACGATAATGAAGGTGGGTGTTTCGATCCTCGGGATTTTCGTCGCCGACACGGCCTATCTGGCCAAGCGCATGCCAAACGTTGGCGAGACCATCACCGGGACCGGTTTTGCAGTGGGCCCGGGCGGCAAGGGATCCAACCAGGCTGTCGCTGCTGCCCGCGCCGGTGGAACAGTCTCCTTCATCTCGAAGATCGGCCGCGACACGTTCGGCGATATGGCGCTGAAGACCTATGCAGAAGCAGGCGTGACGCCGAAGGTTGTGCAGATGGACGATATGCCGACCGGCGCTGCCTTCATCTACGTCAATGACGGTAACGGCGACAATGCGATCATCGTCTATCCAGGTGCCGCAGGCACCATCGGCGTAAGCGATGTTGAGGCGGCACGCGAAACCATCGAGCAATCGGCTGTCTTCGTGACCCAGCTCGAACAACCGGCCGAAGCGGCGCAGCGCGCCCTCGAAATCGCCCATGCGGCCGGCGTTACCACTGTTTTCAATCCAGCGCCGGCCGAGCCGTTTCCGGACACGATCTACCCGCTCTGCGACTATATCGTCCCAAACGAAACCGAGGCAGCGGCCATCGTCGGTTTTCCGCTCGACACGCTCGACGACGCCAGACGGGCTGGCGACGCGCTTCTCGCCAAGGGCGTGAAAGCCGCGCTGATCACTCTGGGTGGTCGCGGTGTGCTCTATCATACGGCCGGGCAATCGGTTCATGTTCCG
The Rhizobium leguminosarum DNA segment above includes these coding regions:
- the rbsK gene encoding ribokinase, which gives rise to MKVGVSILGIFVADTAYLAKRMPNVGETITGTGFAVGPGGKGSNQAVAAARAGGTVSFISKIGRDTFGDMALKTYAEAGVTPKVVQMDDMPTGAAFIYVNDGNGDNAIIVYPGAAGTIGVSDVEAARETIEQSAVFVTQLEQPAEAAQRALEIAHAAGVTTVFNPAPAEPFPDTIYPLCDYIVPNETEAAAIVGFPLDTLDDARRAGDALLAKGVKAALITLGGRGVLYHTAGQSVHVPAVSSGAVIDTTGAGDAFVGGFSAALSRGASPVEAVRFGCATAGIAVTRRGTAPAMPKIEEIEALLHEGGAA